DNA from Fibrobacter sp.:
CCACAAAAAAAGCCCCGCTCGAAAGCGGGGTCTTTAAATGTTGACTCGTCATCGCGAGGCCCCGTTAGGAGCCGCGGCGATCCAACTACTTCTTATCAGCACCCTTGGGCATCTGCACGGAGATGTGGATGTCCTGCAGCTGCTGCAGATCCACTTCGCTCGGGCACTGGTCCATCGGGCTGGAAGCGCTGGTGTTCTTCGGGAATGCGATGAAGTCACGGATAGATTCTTCGCCTTCCATGGTAGCCACAACGCGGTCGAGACCGAATGCCAAACCGCCGTGCGGAGGAGCGCCGTACTTGAAGGCGTCGACGAAGAAGCCGAACTTTTCCTTCACCTGTTCTTCGGAGAGACCGAGCAGGCGGAACACCTTTTCCTGGACTTCCGGGTTGTGAATACGGATAGAACCACCACCGATTTCGACACCGTTAAGCACGAGGTCGTAAGCTTCGGCGTTGCAATCCTTCAGGTTGCCACCGAGCATCATGTCGAGGTGTTCAGGCAGCGGGTTGGTGAACGGGTGATGCATGGCCATGTAGCGGCCTTCGGTGTCGCTGTATTCGAACATCGGGAATTCGGTAATCCACACGAATTCGCGCTTCTTCGGATCGCGGAGGCCCTTGATGCGGGCGACTTCCAGACGGAGCTGGCCCATAGCCGTAGCAGCAACCTTTTCCGGACCGGCGATGAAGAACATCATGTCGCCGCACTTGGCGCCGACAGCGTCGCGCAGTTCGTTGAGCTGTTCGGTCGTGAAGAACTTGCCGACCTGGGTTTCCACTTCGTCGTTTTCCTTGACGCGCATCCACACAAGACCCTTGGAACCGTACTTGCCCACGTAGGCGGTGAGTTCGTCGATCTGCTTGCGGGTGAAGTCCACGCAGCCCTTGGCGGCGATACCGCGGATCTTGCCACCGGCGGCAACGCAGTTCTTGAACACGCCGAATTCGGACTTGGCACCGATTTCGGAAACGTCGTGGATTTCGAGGTCGAAGCGAAGGTCCGGCTTGTCGGAACCGTACTTGAGCATGGCTTCGTGCCACTTCATGCGGCGAATCTTCTTGGGCGGTTCGAAGTCCCAGACCTTGCCGAGAACTTCGGTCACGAACTTGTCGAACATGGCCATCACGTCGTCCTGGTCCACGAAGGACATTTCGACGTCGATCTGCGTAAATTCAGGCTGACGGTCGGCGCGGAGGTCTTCGTCGCGGAAGCACTTCGCAATCTGGAAGTAGCGGTCCATGCCGGCGATCATCAAAAGCTGCTTGTACTGCTGCGGAGACTGCGGGAGGGCGTAGAACTTGCCCGGGTTCACGCGGGACGGCACCAGGTAGTCGCGAGCGCCTTCCGGAGTGGACTTGCAGAGCACCGGAGTTTCAATGTTTTCGAAACCGTTAGAGTAGAAGAAGTCGTACACGGCCTTGAGGAAGCGGCTCTTGAGGAGGAGCTTCTTCTGGATCCACGGACGGCGAAGGTCGAGGTAACGGTACTGCAGGCGCAGGTCGTCGTTTTCCTTGCACTCTTCGTTCGGGTCGTTGATGGCGAGCGGGGAGGTGAGGGCGGCGTTCAAGATTTCAATCTGTTCGATCTTGACTTCGATTTCACCAGTGGCGAGCTTTTCGTTGGTGTTGCCTTCTTCGCGGGCGTAGACCTTACCGGTAACGGTGATCACGTATTCGTTGCGGAGCTGTTCGGCGGTCTTCATCACGTCGGCATTGTAGTCCGGGTTGAAGACGATCTGGGTCTTGCCATACTTGTCGCGGAGGTCCACAAAAATCACACCACCATGGTCGCGGCGACGATCCACCCAACCGGCGAGTGTTACGGT
Protein-coding regions in this window:
- the aspS gene encoding aspartate--tRNA ligase, translated to MKRTHNCGQLRKADVGQTVTLAGWVDRRRDHGGVIFVDLRDKYGKTQIVFNPDYNADVMKTAEQLRNEYVITVTGKVYAREEGNTNEKLATGEIEVKIEQIEILNAALTSPLAINDPNEECKENDDLRLQYRYLDLRRPWIQKKLLLKSRFLKAVYDFFYSNGFENIETPVLCKSTPEGARDYLVPSRVNPGKFYALPQSPQQYKQLLMIAGMDRYFQIAKCFRDEDLRADRQPEFTQIDVEMSFVDQDDVMAMFDKFVTEVLGKVWDFEPPKKIRRMKWHEAMLKYGSDKPDLRFDLEIHDVSEIGAKSEFGVFKNCVAAGGKIRGIAAKGCVDFTRKQIDELTAYVGKYGSKGLVWMRVKENDEVETQVGKFFTTEQLNELRDAVGAKCGDMMFFIAGPEKVAATAMGQLRLEVARIKGLRDPKKREFVWITEFPMFEYSDTEGRYMAMHHPFTNPLPEHLDMMLGGNLKDCNAEAYDLVLNGVEIGGGSIRIHNPEVQEKVFRLLGLSEEQVKEKFGFFVDAFKYGAPPHGGLAFGLDRVVATMEGEESIRDFIAFPKNTSASSPMDQCPSEVDLQQLQDIHISVQMPKGADKK